The following coding sequences lie in one Drosophila sulfurigaster albostrigata strain 15112-1811.04 chromosome 2R, ASM2355843v2, whole genome shotgun sequence genomic window:
- the LOC133836849 gene encoding uncharacterized protein LOC133836849, which yields METSDQQASPIIERRECQIKFHRLRAPYRTISDRNILNFLRFLNPEIRSTSLVCEDCYINSKQVYLLLKARRAKNKDEGTDSISDVSSVSSSVVSAPSSAILAPSTDSTSSQEQQTSQTLGARRRRDDDDDDDYEMLSPNAFNGTRLPHIQPIPKRRKDALDHLDPLSRAIIEKGMRGG from the coding sequence ATGGAGACATCGGATCAACAGGCATCGCCCATAATCGAAAGGCGCGAATGTCAGATTAAATTTCATCGTCTTCGTGCGCCGTACAGGACTATTAGTGACCGAAATATCCTGAACTTCCTCAGATTCCTTAATCCGGAAATACGCAGTACTTCGCTGGTTTGCGAGGATTGCTATATCAATTCGAAGCAGGTCTACTTGCTTTTAAAAGCGAGACGAGCTAAGAACAAAGATGAAGGAACCGACTCCATATCAGACGTAAGCAGCGTGTCGAGTTCGGTAGTCTCGGCTCCATCGTCGGCAATCTTGGCTCCATCGACAGACTCAACATCCAGTCAGGAGCAGCAGACTTCGCAAACATTGGGGGCCAGGCGCAGacgcgatgatgatgacgacgatgactaTGAAATGTTGAGTCCAAATGCTTTTAATGGGACACGATTGCCGCATATTCAACCCATTCCCAAGCGTCGTAAAGATGCTCTTGACCATTTGGATCCCCTCTCTCGGGCCATAATAGAGAAGGGAATGAGGGGAGGCTGA